A genomic window from Leishmania major strain Friedlin complete genome, chromosome 18 includes:
- a CDS encoding putative chaperone DNAJ protein, whose product MERRRHYEVLCIADFSSAEEVRLAYKSLALKYHPDKNLGDPTAAERFRAVCRAYEVLSNEETKRKYDLALRAALSEYGQRASGKTGGHGVANPYSMAAPSMSDMYRELYQRQAARASTRNRTSSAPPQSGKASTSQYTKAQQEHFRKRERERQQELRRQREKERKEQRDREREALRREQERQEELLQQRWRLQQQQQRVYPARGSTRITSAAGAASPSTGTTSDSTAHIDDGNGFSPRMRRGSPCVTTDGVRSGIESHAPNTVHLGTPARLTMLARNGVATTPQAFRAYSPLSLSPRPAAKPRCAEADAPGEPLSSSTWREEETADAEAVEGGLSTGWHTHPNALVNSGDLGERAAHYSSYSSCAGSPVGAEEQAMAQSAGVNRAFRPGSAPLLRPACGVARASGVDARSAASAQPSTRNTHTTSEDCSEDGTAAGCGDNRHRTASSYRPGTRITTVNRVAMPPASSTASTPRHWGTPRSFTNLHAAAAASPASLAASPRGQSITPRCSSSAQMTANGRSYSSSAGAASTGVRVNQTLHNSSSINGATRRSNPAHASFLHRARPMSSLADKDREVLDKQRRERLAKEKERQRSVRLAEEDRQFRRLARAAKHQRENAAAAAAKAEAEEPLSFEKELEFLLHDEASEREQLIEREEQLAWRRLHRQQAKVIQAVLVRRRLAALTTEEMTWRNGLLQVCRVERDRYFVCFYERLDRLYLEGREGRDRRQLVGREAADRYHVRRASQRRSSMATEEASQRRQLSGSAMQVVLGQGVLVAEAVDCASAPAAEAKARRSSFPSVYDDAAQLEHRCDVGVRLAGNQPWHQQQSEHQQQHPDQWISPAALAAQATSALDAKRGRARSATSSTAVTDISTTGYPESFLSATGTLEAASTMADRLSGGSAFARASGQASPCASPKKRSALGSSNSTDCPAIAVATSANGATKMLLAGTERRLLMLASDEIRQRRLLVKQQQQEEMTLRRRRATALHCVFAKEKENAVKHAQRCALVEVAALRAQLRTLQRQTRRFSSPRSMEGGSSAAAASTASGSSANSVSLKMESSAVSRHGSPLPMLPRPTSEAAAAACASSPNTARALSVASILTAAAALSGWTALPDSDGEED is encoded by the coding sequence ATGGAGAGAAGGCGCCATTACGAGGTCCTGTGCATTGCCGACTTCAGCTCtgccgaggaggtgcgcctTGCGTACAAGTCGCTCGCCCTCAAGTACCACCCCGACAAGAACTTGGGCGACCCGACAGCGGCGGAGCGCTTCCGCGCAGTGTGCCGTGCTTACGAAGTGCTTTCGAATGAAGAAACGAAGCGCAAGTACGAcctcgcgctgcgcgctgccctATCCGAGTATGGCCAGCGCGCTAGTGGCAAAACCGGCGGCCATGGAGTCGCCAATCCGTATTCCATGGCGGCCCCCTCTATGTCGGATATGTACAGAGAGCTGTACCAACGACAAGCCGCGCGGGCTAGCACACGCAACCGcacctcgtcggcgccgccgcaaaGCGGCAAGGCATCTACCTCACAGTACACtaaggcgcagcaggagcactTTCGCAAGCGTGAGAGGGAGCGGCAacaggagctgcgccgtcagagggagaaggagaggaaggagcaGCGTGATCGAGAgcgggaggcgctgcgcagaGAGCAAGAGCGGCAAGAagagctgcttcagcagcggtggcgtctgcagcagcagcaacagagGGTGTACCCCGCGCGCGGATCAACACGCATCACAagcgcagctggcgctgcatcACCGTCGACCGGCACAACTAGCGACTCCACAGCTCACATCGACGACGGTAACGGCTTCTCGCCTCGCATGCGACGTGGATCCCCATGTGTGACGACGGATGGGGTGCGTAGCGGCATTGAAAGCCATGCGCCGAACACGGTGCACCTTGGCACGCCGGCGCGGTTGACAATGTTGGCCCGCAATGGCGTCGCTACCACACCGCAAGCGTTCCGGGCGTACTCGCCATTATCTCTGTCGCCACGGCCGGCCGCCAAGCCTCGTTGTGCCGAGGCCGACGCGCCTGGTGAGCCGTTGTCGTCATCCACGtggcgggaggaggagacagcggatgcggaggcggtggagggtgGGCTGTCGACAGGCTGGCACACGCACCCCAACGCACTCGTGAACAGCGGCGACctgggggagagagcggcCCACTACAGCAGctacagcagctgcgccggctcACCCGTTGGCGCCGAGGAGCAGGCGATGGCGCAGTCGGCGGGCGTAAATCGGGCCTTCCGCCCGGGGAgtgcgccgcttctgcgACCTGCGTGTGGCGTTGCACGCGCCAGTGGCGTAGATGCACGGTCGGCGGCGTCTGCTCAGCCGAGCACCcgcaacacgcacaccacgTCGGAGGACTGCAGCGAAGATGGCACGGCGGCTGGCTGCGGAGACAACCGTCACCGCACGGCGTCCTCGTACCGTCCAGGGACGCGCATCACGACGGTGAACCGAGTCGCGATGCCGCCCGCGTCTTCCACGGCCTCAACGCCACGCCACTGGGGAACACCTCGCAGCTTCACGAACCttcacgcagcagcggcagcgtcaccggCTTCCTtggccgcgtcgccgcgggGCCAGTCAATCACTCCGCGTTGTAGCAGCAGTGCGCAGATGACGGCGAACGGCCGCAGCTATAGCTCGTCTGCCGGAGCAGCATCGACGGGGGTCAGGGTAAACCAAACCTTGCACAATAGCAGCAGCATCAACGgcgccacccgccgcagcaaccccgcacacgcctccTTCCTCCACCGAGCGCGCCCCATGTCGAGTTTAGCGGACAAGGACAGAGAGGTGCTCGACAAGCAGCGGCGAGAGCGATtggcgaaggagaaggagaggcagCGATCAGTCCGACTCGCTGAGGAGGATCGCCAGTTCCGTCGACTCGCTCGCGCGGCAAAACATCAGCGCGagaacgctgccgcggcagctgcgaaggcggaggcagaggagcCGCTGTCCTTTGAGAAAGAGCTGGAGTTCCTCCTGCATGACGAGGCGAGTGAGCGGGAGCAGCTGATCGAGCGAGAGGAACAGCTCGCGTGGCGCCGCCTACATCGCCAACAGGCGAAAGTGATTCAGGCTGTCCTGgtgcgacgccgcctcgccgctctcaCGACGGAGGAGATGACGTGGCGCAACGGTTTGCTGCAAGTGTGTCGGGTCGAGCGCGACCGCTATTTCGTGTGCTTCTACGAGCGACTCGACCGCCTGTACCTCGAGGGTCGCGAGGGGCGTGATAGGCGTCAGTTGGTTGGGCGTGAGGCAGCTGACAGATACCATGTACGTCGGGCCTCACAGCGACGCTCCTCCATGGCAACTGAGGaggcgtcgcagcggcgccagctcTCTGGTAGCGCCATGCAGGTGGTTCTTGGCCAGGGCGTGCTGGTCGCAGAGGCGGTGGATTGCGCGTCCGCCCCCgctgcggaggcgaaggctCGCCGCAGCTCTTTCCCCAGCGTTTACGACGATGCTGCTCAGCTAGAGCATCGGTGTGATGTCGGCGTCAGGCTCGCTGGAAACCAACCTTGGCACCAGCAACAGTcggagcaccagcagcagcacccggACCAGTGGATTTCCCCCGCGGCACTTGCTGCTCAGGCCACTAGTGCACTGGACGCGAAGAGAGGCCGCGCTAGGAGCGCTaccagctccaccgccgtgACGGATATCTCTACGACTGGGTATCCGGAGTCTTTCCTTTCGGCAACCGGcacgctggaggcggcgtcCACGATGGCGGACAGGCTGTCGGGCGGTAGTGCCTTTGCAAGGGCATCTGGGCAAGCGAGCCCGTGCGCATCCCCCAAGAAACGCAGCGCGTTGGGCTCGTCGAACAGCACAGATTGCCctgccatcgccgtcgccacctccgccaatGGCGCGACAAAGATGTTGCTGGCCGGAACGGAGCGGCGCCTACTGATGCTCGCCAGCGACGAGATTCGCCAACGCAGGCTGCttgtgaagcagcagcagcaagaggaGATGACGTTgcgtcgtcggcgcgccACGGCCCTACATTGTGTCTTTGccaaggagaaggagaacgCCGTCAAGCACGCACAGCGTTGTGCGCTTGTGGAGGTAGCCGCGCTCagggcgcagctgcgcacgttGCAGCGGCAAACGAGACGCTTCTCGTCTCCACGCAGCATGGAAGGCGGTTcctctgccgcggccgccagcaccgcttcCGGTTCCTCTGCCAATTCCGTATCGTTGAAGATGGAGTCCTCGGCAGTGTCGCGTCATGGCTCGCCACTGCCTATGCTGCCTCGGCCCACCTccgaagccgccgccgctgcgtgtgCATCATCGCCCAACACGGCGCGTGCGCTTTCGGTTGCGAGCATCctcacggcggcggcggcgctgagcgGCTGGACGGCATTGCCGGACTCAGATGGGGAGGAGGATTAG